A single window of Vibrio gazogenes DNA harbors:
- a CDS encoding response regulator: MDILSNKTIVVVEDDIELAVLMKDFLSRYNFNVVLVDNGIDAVKTILNIDPDLVILDILLPGMNGMEVCKSIRHQYQGFILMQTALEDDIDQVMGLEIGADDYVVKQVQPKLLLSRIHALLRCAQRGCAAKEAPKKMVSNESDYQFGPLRISLVSRSVTLHQTSVDLTSAEFELLVLLAQSIGEVVSRDEMIHRLRGFEYDGLDRSIDRRVSRLRKKIQLENGDDLIKTVRGVGYQLCIYSE, encoded by the coding sequence ATGGATATTCTCAGCAATAAAACGATTGTTGTGGTTGAAGATGATATTGAGTTAGCCGTGCTGATGAAAGATTTCCTTAGCCGTTACAATTTTAATGTCGTGCTCGTCGATAACGGGATTGATGCCGTCAAGACGATTCTGAATATTGACCCCGATCTGGTTATTTTAGATATCTTACTCCCGGGCATGAATGGCATGGAAGTCTGTAAATCAATCCGTCATCAGTATCAAGGGTTCATCTTGATGCAGACGGCTTTAGAAGACGATATTGATCAGGTGATGGGGTTGGAAATCGGTGCGGATGATTATGTGGTGAAACAGGTACAGCCCAAACTCCTGTTAAGCCGTATTCATGCATTATTGCGCTGTGCTCAAAGAGGTTGTGCTGCAAAAGAGGCCCCCAAAAAAATGGTAAGCAATGAATCTGACTATCAATTTGGCCCGTTGAGAATCAGCCTCGTTAGTCGCAGCGTGACATTGCATCAAACGAGCGTGGATTTAACGAGTGCTGAATTTGAATTATTAGTTTTACTGGCTCAGTCCATCGGGGAAGTTGTTTCCAGAGATGAGATGATTCACCGGCTCAGAGGATTTGAATACGATGGTCTTGATCGTTCAATTGACCGCAGAGTGTCGCGACTCAGGAAAAAAATTCAATTGGAGAACGGTGACGATCTGATTAAAACTGTCAGAGGGGTGGGTTATCAACTGTGTATCTATAGTGAGTGA